A genomic segment from Micromonospora echinaurantiaca encodes:
- a CDS encoding PspC domain-containing protein has translation MTEEAAQSPRPGAAQPGGPPPGATAGGTASGTFGTPPPVAAPNDAGGTAGTPPPPPGAGTPPPGPGAPPPPGAAGFTTRYGLVRPRDGRYLAGVCAAIGRATNTDPVLWRVLLAVLGFFGGIGILVYVTAWLIIPGEGDSASPVESMLGRGRSSMSPVTVIVLSILVAVSFGYIVTDAFRAVLLGAAILIGGALLLNRENQGRPAQPVPPTPAPPPGPVPPVSYPAPAAYPAPQAGPVAPAAAPAPVTGELGAPPAPPISGQPAATTAELPAWPPAPPAAPTQGYPPVAGPATGWPPAAPTSGWPAPAPTSGQPVTAPLPPAGYRPPFAPHGPYAGKTAPAPKPPKPPKPPKRPRERSPLGAVTFSLIFLALGVVAVLDLLDVFAVGASAYFAAALATIGLGLLVGTWFGRARWLIALGLVTAAALAVATVAESYDRVRGVDGAVTWAPTDYRDLAVRYENSFGDAVLDLRAVDFDQKDTEITVSINFGEATVVVPPNVDVTTVADVNAGDANVFGRRSGGLDGPLRETTDLGADGPGGGKLRLYIHVNAGNLEVTR, from the coding sequence ATGACCGAGGAAGCTGCCCAGTCCCCCCGTCCCGGGGCGGCGCAGCCGGGTGGACCACCACCCGGTGCCACCGCCGGCGGGACCGCGTCCGGCACGTTCGGGACGCCACCGCCGGTGGCCGCGCCGAACGACGCCGGTGGCACCGCGGGGACGCCGCCGCCACCCCCTGGCGCGGGGACGCCGCCGCCCGGCCCGGGCGCGCCGCCACCGCCGGGCGCCGCCGGCTTCACCACGCGGTACGGGCTGGTACGCCCGCGCGACGGCCGCTACCTGGCCGGCGTCTGCGCGGCGATCGGCCGGGCCACCAACACCGACCCGGTGCTGTGGCGGGTGCTGCTCGCCGTGCTCGGCTTCTTCGGCGGCATCGGCATCCTGGTCTACGTCACCGCGTGGCTGATCATCCCGGGCGAGGGCGACAGCGCCTCCCCGGTCGAGTCGATGCTGGGCCGGGGCCGGTCGAGCATGTCCCCGGTCACCGTGATCGTGCTCAGCATCCTGGTCGCGGTCAGCTTCGGCTACATCGTCACCGACGCGTTCCGCGCGGTGCTGCTCGGCGCGGCCATCCTGATCGGCGGCGCGCTGCTGCTGAACCGGGAGAACCAGGGCCGGCCGGCGCAACCGGTCCCGCCGACCCCGGCGCCACCGCCCGGCCCGGTCCCGCCGGTCAGCTACCCGGCCCCCGCCGCGTACCCGGCGCCGCAGGCCGGGCCGGTCGCGCCCGCCGCGGCACCCGCCCCGGTGACCGGTGAGCTGGGCGCGCCGCCGGCTCCGCCGATCTCCGGCCAGCCGGCCGCGACCACCGCCGAGCTGCCCGCCTGGCCGCCGGCCCCGCCGGCCGCTCCCACGCAGGGCTACCCCCCGGTGGCCGGCCCGGCCACCGGCTGGCCGCCCGCCGCGCCCACCTCCGGCTGGCCCGCGCCCGCGCCGACCAGCGGGCAGCCGGTCACCGCGCCGCTGCCTCCGGCCGGCTACCGGCCGCCGTTCGCCCCGCACGGGCCGTACGCCGGGAAGACCGCGCCCGCACCGAAGCCGCCCAAGCCACCGAAGCCACCGAAGCGGCCGCGCGAGCGGTCCCCGCTGGGTGCCGTGACGTTCTCGCTGATCTTCCTCGCCCTCGGCGTGGTAGCCGTGCTCGACCTGCTGGACGTCTTCGCGGTCGGCGCGTCGGCCTACTTCGCGGCGGCGCTGGCCACCATCGGTCTCGGCCTGCTGGTCGGCACCTGGTTCGGCCGGGCCCGCTGGCTGATCGCGCTCGGTCTGGTGACCGCCGCCGCGCTGGCCGTGGCCACCGTCGCCGAGTCGTACGACCGGGTGCGCGGCGTGGACGGCGCGGTGACCTGGGCACCGACCGACTACCGCGACCTCGCCGTCCGGTACGAGAACAGCTTCGGCGACGCCGTGCTGGATCTGCGGGCGGTCGACTTCGACCAGAAGGACACCGAGATCACCGTGTCGATCAACTTCGGTGAGGCCACCGTGGTGGTGCCGCCGAACGTGGACGTCACCACGGTCGCGGACGTCAACGCCGGTGACGCGAACGTCTTCGGCCGGCGCTCGGGCGGCCTGGACGGCCCGCTGCGGGAGACCACGGACCTGGGCGCGGACGGTCCCGGCGGCGGGAAGCTACGGCTCTACATCCACGTCAACGCCGGCAACCTGGAGGTGACCCGGTGA
- a CDS encoding ATP-binding protein translates to MAAGVAAGIADHLGISVVRVRIAFMVLLGLSGLGLLLYAAFWAVVPLRPGDTAVPPRRDVAQLLPFVAIGLGVLLVQVMVFDSVGAAGTAGWLVAIIAVGAGVIWHQSAPERRQRWGESLPVPWLGAVVEESDRRAFVLRFIGGGVLVAVGIIGVAAVYSPAQNFDAVLNGVIFALVGLAGVGVVAAPVLWRTYNQLRSEREGRIREQERAELAAMVHDQVLHTLALIQRNAGDVKTVQRLARGQERSLRNWLYKPTGSPTERFAAALEQAAAEVEDTFAITVEAVVVGDRETDERVGALVAAAREALVNAARHAGVQTVSLYAEVEPDQVSVFVRDRGKGFDPDTVEDHRHGVRGSIIGRMKRHGGRAEIRSEPGEGTEVRLILPISRDSSTSERDK, encoded by the coding sequence ATGGCCGCCGGGGTGGCCGCCGGCATCGCCGACCATCTCGGCATCTCGGTGGTCCGGGTGCGGATCGCCTTCATGGTGCTGCTCGGGCTGAGCGGGCTCGGCCTGCTGCTCTACGCGGCGTTCTGGGCGGTGGTGCCGCTGCGACCGGGCGACACCGCGGTGCCGCCCCGGCGCGACGTCGCCCAGCTGCTGCCGTTCGTGGCGATCGGCCTCGGCGTGCTGCTGGTCCAGGTGATGGTCTTCGACTCGGTCGGCGCCGCCGGCACCGCCGGCTGGCTGGTCGCGATCATCGCGGTCGGCGCCGGGGTGATCTGGCACCAGTCCGCTCCGGAGCGGCGGCAGCGGTGGGGCGAGTCGTTGCCGGTGCCGTGGCTGGGCGCGGTGGTGGAGGAGAGCGACCGCCGGGCGTTCGTGCTCCGGTTCATCGGCGGCGGGGTGCTGGTCGCGGTCGGCATCATCGGCGTCGCCGCGGTCTACTCCCCGGCGCAGAACTTCGACGCCGTGCTCAACGGGGTGATCTTCGCGCTGGTCGGCCTGGCCGGGGTCGGTGTGGTGGCGGCGCCGGTGCTCTGGCGGACGTACAACCAGCTCCGCTCCGAGCGTGAGGGGCGGATACGGGAGCAGGAGCGGGCCGAGCTGGCCGCCATGGTGCACGACCAGGTGCTGCACACCCTCGCGCTGATCCAGCGCAACGCCGGTGACGTGAAGACGGTGCAGCGGCTCGCCCGGGGCCAGGAACGCTCGCTGCGCAACTGGCTCTACAAGCCGACCGGGTCGCCGACCGAGCGCTTCGCCGCGGCGCTGGAGCAGGCCGCCGCCGAGGTGGAGGACACCTTCGCGATCACCGTCGAGGCGGTGGTGGTCGGTGACCGGGAGACCGACGAGCGGGTCGGCGCGCTGGTCGCGGCCGCCCGCGAGGCGCTGGTGAACGCGGCCCGGCACGCGGGGGTGCAGACCGTCTCGCTCTACGCCGAGGTCGAGCCGGATCAGGTCAGCGTCTTCGTCCGGGACCGGGGGAAGGGCTTCGACCCGGATACGGTGGAGGATCACCGGCACGGTGTCCGGGGCTCGATCATCGGGCGGATGAAGCGGCACGGCGGCCGGGCGGAGATCCGGTCCGAGCCGGGGGAGGGGACCGAGGTCCGGTTGATCCTGCCGATCTCCCGGGACTCGTCCACGTCGGAAAGGGACAAGTGA
- a CDS encoding response regulator — protein MTEQSMEPVEGAGAGAERLRVFLVDDHAMFRAGVRAELGAHVEVVGEASTVAEAVSRIAATLPDVVLLDVHMPDGGGRAVLDAMRRTHPQVKFLALSVSDAAEDVIGLIRAGARGYVTKTISPDELAAAIRRVADGDAVFSPRLAGFVLDAFAARPDAPVADPELDQLTNREREVLRLLARGYAYKEIAKELYISIKTVETHVSNVLRKLQMSNRYELSRWAADRRLV, from the coding sequence ATGACCGAGCAGTCGATGGAACCGGTCGAGGGAGCGGGTGCCGGCGCGGAGCGGCTGCGGGTCTTCCTCGTCGACGACCACGCCATGTTCCGTGCGGGGGTCCGCGCCGAGCTGGGCGCCCACGTCGAGGTGGTGGGCGAGGCGAGCACCGTGGCCGAGGCGGTCAGCCGGATCGCCGCCACCCTGCCCGACGTGGTCCTGCTCGACGTGCACATGCCCGACGGCGGGGGCCGCGCGGTGCTGGACGCGATGCGGCGTACCCACCCGCAGGTGAAGTTCCTGGCGCTGAGCGTCTCGGACGCGGCCGAGGACGTGATCGGGCTGATCCGGGCCGGTGCCCGGGGCTACGTCACCAAGACCATCTCGCCGGACGAGCTGGCCGCGGCGATCCGCCGGGTGGCCGACGGCGACGCGGTGTTCAGTCCCCGGCTGGCCGGGTTCGTGCTGGACGCCTTCGCCGCCCGGCCGGACGCCCCGGTGGCCGACCCCGAGCTGGACCAGCTGACCAACCGGGAGCGCGAGGTGCTCCGGCTGCTCGCCCGGGGGTACGCGTACAAGGAGATCGCCAAGGAGCTCTACATCTCGATCAAGACGGTCGAGACGCACGTGTCGAACGTGCTCCGCAAGCTCCAGATGTCCAACCGGTACGAATTGTCCCGCTGGGCGGCCGATCGACGCCTGGTGTGA
- a CDS encoding thioester domain-containing protein: MIGQRGRRWARIALGVVAGGALALGFAAPAAAAPATGVAKSVPGSKVTLLLNGKPKPASALALKIDGKTLPAFCIDYHTNVAINGKYAEGTWDESQVKNLGKVQWVLTHGYPNADQAKLLAAAGATMPEKLDEAKRNNLLYFGTQTAVWHFSDGIELGDWVKDKGLLGKQQYDVVKKVHDYLVANATDQPEPKAELTVDPTNAKATVGEKAGPFTVKGPAGEITIKVTGGVAVDAEGKPVTATTNGGQFWLTAEEAGEVEATLSAKGSVSFGRVFLYTGGKAQKLILGGSTDETVTAKAAATFTAAPSSPTPTPTTPAETPSPSAPAESPAPSTSPASNGGDLPLTGSPIATAITAGLVLLAAGAVTVLVVRRRKVRFTA, translated from the coding sequence ATGATCGGACAACGAGGACGGCGCTGGGCCCGGATCGCCCTGGGCGTCGTCGCCGGTGGTGCGCTGGCGCTCGGCTTCGCCGCGCCGGCCGCCGCCGCGCCGGCCACCGGCGTGGCCAAGTCGGTCCCCGGCAGCAAGGTCACCCTGCTGCTGAACGGCAAGCCGAAGCCGGCCAGCGCCCTGGCGCTGAAGATCGACGGCAAGACCCTGCCGGCGTTCTGCATCGACTACCACACCAACGTGGCGATCAACGGCAAGTACGCCGAGGGCACCTGGGACGAGTCCCAGGTGAAGAACCTCGGCAAGGTGCAGTGGGTGCTCACCCACGGCTACCCGAACGCCGACCAGGCGAAGCTGCTGGCGGCCGCCGGTGCCACCATGCCGGAGAAGCTGGACGAGGCCAAGCGGAACAACCTGCTCTACTTCGGCACCCAGACCGCCGTCTGGCACTTCAGCGACGGCATCGAGTTGGGCGACTGGGTCAAGGACAAGGGCCTGCTCGGCAAGCAGCAGTACGACGTGGTCAAGAAGGTCCACGACTACCTGGTGGCCAACGCCACCGACCAGCCCGAGCCGAAGGCCGAGCTGACCGTCGACCCGACGAACGCCAAGGCGACCGTCGGCGAGAAGGCCGGTCCGTTCACGGTGAAGGGCCCGGCCGGCGAGATCACCATCAAGGTCACCGGCGGCGTGGCCGTCGACGCCGAGGGCAAGCCGGTCACCGCGACCACCAACGGCGGCCAGTTCTGGCTGACCGCCGAGGAGGCCGGTGAGGTCGAGGCGACGCTCTCCGCCAAGGGCTCGGTCTCCTTCGGGCGGGTCTTCCTCTACACCGGCGGCAAGGCGCAGAAGCTGATCCTCGGCGGTAGCACCGACGAGACGGTGACCGCCAAGGCGGCCGCCACCTTCACCGCCGCCCCGTCGTCGCCGACCCCGACGCCGACCACGCCGGCCGAGACGCCGTCGCCGTCGGCCCCGGCCGAGAGCCCGGCGCCGTCCACCTCGCCGGCCTCCAACGGCGGCGACCTGCCGCTGACCGGTTCCCCGATCGCCACCGCGATCACCGCCGGCCTGGTGCTGCTGGCCGCCGGCGCGGTCACCGTCCTGGTGGTCCGGCGCCGCAAGGTCCGCTTCACCGCCTGA
- a CDS encoding PIG-L family deacetylase produces MTFPAPAPALSGVTRAPAVSAHPDDVDFGCAGTIASWVDEGHLATAVVAGRIEPAPNMIV; encoded by the coding sequence GTGACCTTCCCCGCGCCGGCTCCGGCGCTCTCCGGAGTCACCCGCGCGCCGGCCGTGTCTGCCCATCCGGACGATGTTGATTTCGGCTGTGCGGGCACGATAGCAAGCTGGGTGGACGAGGGCCACCTGGCCACCGCGGTCGTCGCCGGCCGGATCGAGCCGGCCCCGAACATGATCGTTTGA